tttctttctcttcctttttaaGCTTATCCTTGGAATGCTTTTCAGCAACTTCATCCTTTGGAACAGGCTTTTCTAAAATCTCTTCTTCTGCTTGCTCGGCATCCTCTTCGTCACTGTTCAACTCCTCTATACGAGCACcattttcttcctcttcttcttcgcTTGATGTAACGGAAATATCatccatttcttcttcatcgCTGCTAAATTCATCTGCTCCATAAAGAAAGTCATTCTCGAGGTCACTACTATCCTCCTCCTCCGGAATGTTTGTAATTATGCATGTTCCGCTCAAATAAACCGGAATATCACCACCAACTCGTTCAAAGAAAACTTCTTCTCCAGGAGAGAAAATAATGTCAATTGGTTGCTGGTAAACCGAGCCCTTTTTAAGGGTGCATAGggtaaatttttcttcttgaaaAAGTTCTTCGTCACTTTCTTCTCCATCTTCTTCGGGGTGCTCAAGCCTAGTGATCACGTTTACTGTAACGGCATCATTTGATTTAGCTCTAGGATCCAAAGCTGCCATCGTAAAACGAACAGATAATTCGCTACGAAAGCCTTTATAAAAGTCTTCATCGAAAAGAGGAACACGCTCCTGATCCACTTTAACACTGTAAAGGGTCTCTTCCTTActcattttgtttatttagaataaataaaatccaaaaagaTACGCAATAGACGATGGGAATCACAGAAATTCACCACTGGTATATCAGAGTAGAGTAAgtgttgatgaaaaaattgtacCAGTAGCAAACCTTTATGACGCCTTAAGTAATGTTATCTCGCCTATTCATAAGCTTATTATTACCGAACCAAAACGGAAGCGTTAGAAGCGTTTTTCAGTTTGATGCATTCTcaatagaaaattttaaaaggtACAAATAATTAGCAGTAGGGGTTAATCTTCATGTACTTTCGTTCTTTACTACCAATACTCAAATAGCAAGTCGCCGTCATCTTCATTCGTGATCTTAGTAGTCAAAGAGAAAAAGCCTGGTTATTTgtgaaaattttctttaaagttCAAGAACGGAACATAATTATTTTAGCATTAATTTAACGGAGAAACTACTATTTATTCGAATATCTAATTTTacttaacaattttttttaatcggAATGTGTATACCGAACTAGTCCACCAAGTCATTAAAGATATTAACGAGTGTATACACACTACGTTGTGCATATTGTTGGTTTTTGGGCTGGCAAACCTAACCTGAACGTATTACCGCTCTTTAAACGCATAGCCTCTTGAAGGTTATCTGTAAACAGCGTTTTTCAAGGTTGtaataaattcatttattacCTATTCTAAAACAGTGTTGAGCTTTCCAAGTTTCACTGGTTGCGGGTTTCAGAAATGTTAGTTCTCAAGCTATTGTTGTGGTCCATCATATCTGGGCTCAGTTTAGCTGAGCAGGTATGGAGAAATAGTAACGCGATTCGTACGATTGATTTACGCTCCACTTATACCAAAACTCTCActtctttaattattgtAAATGAAGGAGATGAGCCTCAAAATACATATCGCTACTTTCAGCAGACCTCACCTGGCGAAAGTGTCTTGTCTCTCTCCGTATCGATaaaagaggaagaaaagaaaggaacTAACCCTATAAAAGTTAACAACAATGTTTATGATATTCCTTTACAACCTCCTGTCAAACCTGGTGAATCTCGTACTTTATTAATACAGGCAGGTTTGGACGGTGGTGTTCGTCCTTTACCAGCAGCTGTGGATCAAGACGAAGAACAATATTTGGTTTACCTGACAACCCTTTACTTAGATAGTCCCTACACTACTGATCTTCAACGCACTCGTCTTATACTCCCTTCTGCTAAAATTGACACATATACTACGTATAATATTGATGGAGCTGAACTTCCCAATCGTGTTGGCAATACTTTGGTTTACGAAAGCCGTGAGACTATCACCGGGGAGGACAATGATTTAGGTGAAATCTATGTTCGCTATGAGCATACTGTACCTATTCCTCGCGGAGCTGATCTCTATGTTCAAATTGATATGCATGAATACCGAAAAATGTTAGAAGTCTCGGAGCGTGTGGTTTTTGAAAACCATGCTGCCAAGCTGAAGTCCAACTTCGATCGTGCCAAGTGGTATATGGGAAACTTTTACAATCCAGTTTCTACTGCTATTAATCGAGTCGTCTATAGTCTTCCTAGAAATTCCAAGGATGTCTACTATACCGATGAGGTGGGAAACATTACCACATCTCATATGCGAGTTGAGCCTCACCAGACATGGATCGAGTTAAATCCTCGCTATCCTGTATTTGGGGGATGGAACTATTTGTTCCAATTGGATTGGAAAATGCCTTACGAGGAGTTCCGCTCTTCCAAGAATAGAAGGGAATATCTTGATATTCCTCTGGCATGGTCACCTGGTGACATGATTTATGAGAAAGCCGTTTGGTCTTATGTTTTTCCCGAAGGGGCTACCAAcattgaaattgaaatgcCAGTAGAAATATCTAATTCCAACGTTACTAAAATccataaatttttggataCTTTGGGTCGCCAAGTATTTACTTATGAAGCTTTGAATGTAACCGACGGTGTCCCTTCCGATATTGTTCATATCTCTTATGAGTATAACAGTTCGGCCTTTTTCCTTCGAATTGCAATTATTACTACTCTTCTCATATTATTAGCTGCTGCAGCCTACATGATTTGGGCaccttaaaaaatatttttacaaagtcGATCAATCAAGCCGAATGTCCTTAAACCCATGTTTATGCTAGCTTAATATTTGCCTTATGTGCATCCGAAAATCGTTGACAAAAATTCAGTATTTGTCAACTGTCCTTCTTTTTCCCCTTCTTCCATTTCTTGCCTTCcccttattttttatgaactCTGTTTACAGCTTTTAGTAAATGTGATCGTAAATTACCCTTTGTAATGATTGATTGATTCAACCTATAGgtaaatttatataattgTAGTTCAACTATAGTTTCACCATATCGATGCGCTTGTGTGCATTTGCTTGAAAGGCGAATAAATGCCACAAGTCGTTGTAAAGGTGATTCTAGCAAACCTGCTCTTCTATTTATTATCCTCTTTTTCTGCAACACTCTTTTCCTTGCATTACACTTGAAAGATGCAACATTAATAAGTAACATGCTACCTCAACATATGCCTGATATAATTGAAGCGATCCCAGTTAGACTACATTCCTTTACCACAGGGGCAGTTAAATCAAGTTGATAATTGTAACGTTGGTTGTAACCAActaaatagagctacttTAACATTCATAATCTGATTAAGAGAAACCTGCATGCGCTTTGACCGATTGCCTTGATTTCGTGTTGCTAAGTTTGCTCGGAAGATTTAAGCGAGTACATTCTTAGGGTTGTGCAGTCaaattcttttactttcaatTATACTCTCTGGCTCAGTTGATACTTGGCTcatattgtttattttgtgaaagttaatttactttttttgcttttaaaaggtacatatttattaatcTACTTGTGTTGCGAATTTAtcataatatttttatcgtcataatttcttttatttatttgaaattatccatttttttccCATGTCTAGCCAATCCTATTATATGAATGACTTGGATGATTTGAGATCATTAGAATCATCAActcttaataaaaaagatacCGCGATCAATGAATTAAATCCTGAGCAAAATGACACTCGCCGATCCACAGATCTTCTTTTAGAAGACAAATATGGGATTCAAACAGGGTTTTCCAAATATTGGAAGAAATGTACTTATGGAATCCGTGAGTATTGCAAGTTCATCGGCCCTGGATTCCTTATAGCTGTTGCATATATTGATCCAGGTAACTACTCAACCGATTTAGATGCTGGTTCAAGGTTTCAATACAAGTTACTGTTCATCGTTTTTCTCTCCAATCTGTTTGCTGTGTATTTGCAATCATTATGTATTAGACTTGGATCCGTAACGGGTATGGATTTAGCCAGAAATTGCCGCGAACACTATAATAGATATATCTGTTGGTCATTTTACGTTCTTGCAGAAATTGCAATTATAGCTACTGATATTGCCGAAGTTATCGGCACGGCTGTCGcgcttaaaattttaatgcACATTCCTTTGGTAGCTGGCGTTGTAATTACCATCTTAGACGTTTTACTGGTCCTTATTGCCTGGCGTCCTGAAGGTTCTATGCTCAGTGTACGTATCTTTGAGACTGCTGTTGCTCTTTTGGTTCTAGTTGTTGCTATTTCATTTGCAGTCGTTTTAGGCCGCGTCCACATCGGGGGCGCTGGTACTGTCTTTAAAGGGTTCCTACCTTCTTCTACCGTTTTTTCAAGAGAGGGACTTTACAGCAGCATTGGAATTTTGGGTGCTACTGTCATGCCCCACTCACTATTCCTAGGTTCTGGCCTTGTTCAAACTAGACTTCGTGATTTGGATGTCCGTCGTGGGAATTATACACCTGTTGGTGATTGCTCTGATTACAGACCTACCCATGAAACCATTAAGCATTCTTTAACATATTCAATAGTCGAGGTTGCTTTATCCCTTTTTACGTTTGCattatttactaattcTAGTATCCTAATCGTCGCTGGTGCTGTATTTTACAATACTAGCGGCGCTGACACCTCCgatcttttttcaatttatgaTTTACTGAAAGAATATGTGTCTATATCTTGTGGTCGACTTTTTGCCGTCGCCCTTTTATTCTCAGGCATGAGTGCAGGATATGTTTGTACCATCGCAGGTCAAATAGTTAGTGAGGGTTACATAAATTGGAATTTACGTCCTTGGCTTCGAAGAGTAATAACACGTGCTATTGCAATTATCCCATGCTTAGTTGTTTCGGCTGCTGTTGGACAGAGTGGTCTTAATCAAGTACTGAACGCTAGTCAGGTTTGtctttctattttattacCTTTTCTTACCTTTCCACTTGTAATGTTCACTTGCTCTCGAAAAGTTATGCGTGTTGTTAGTGATTCTACCAATGAAGAAACTGGACAATTGATAAGAGAAACTCACGATTATAGCTTAGGATGGACTATGACTATTGTTACATGGGCAATTTGGCTCTTTTTGActgctttaaatttattactCATTGTTTGGTTGGGCATGGGAGTCTCCttctaaataaattttagaaCGCTCGTATTTTTCAAACGGCATGGTTATATGCGTACGTTCCTTTTAACATTTCCCCATAGCTTTCCTTTAATTACTACACTTAGTccgaaatttatttatgtaGCATTTGCAAACCGCGTCAAGTAATTTGCGATGCTCTGTTGAAACCAAAGTTATTAACATGAAGCTGAGACATGTATACAAGTACTATCACAAATGTTTTCATGTACTATtataatgaatattttttaataattaacaaaaaggGTACTTAGATGCAAATATGTAAAGTTTTCATATCGTAGTTGTTGAATTGATCGTCATCAACGTGGGGATAGTATGGTACCATAGCATCTGCACTTTGTACATAAGCAGAATTGTAGCTTGTCCAATAAGTGTTACGAACTTTACGACTCGGATGAAATAATCCTTGTACTAAATATGCCATAATTGGACCTACACCGATACAATTTCGGATGCCATCAATGCCTTCCCGAACGGCATTGATAACATGGGGCGATTCCTCCAAGATATTTGGCCATAGGATATTAAGTAAATGAATCATTGCGTCTTCAACACCCAAACCAACACAACCAAGAGACAAGTGCTTGATTACAGAAGCGGCGGTTTGCCGATGCACGGCATCGCGATCCATAAGCGCATCGGCTAAAAGAGGTGTAATGGCATAAACATAGTCGCGTGCTTGCTCACCAATGTATTCAAACATAAACGCTAATGACTTTAAAACACCATTCTGCACGTTCATTTCTGGAGTTCTGTAGTCTGCCATAAGTGCTGGTACGACTGTAAAAGGCATACATGTTTCTGCCACGATAGCAATAGCTACAGTAGTACATACACGATTTTGGCGTTCCTGGACTTTGAGATTATTTAACAAAGTAGCCAGCACGTCTTGAGGTCCGATGGCTTTTGATATATAACCAAATGTGTTGACAGCAGCACGGCGAATACTCTTTTTATGTGCTTTAAGCATATCAAttaattcaaaacaaatacgCATCCATTCCCTAGCGGACACGTATTCCGATCCACGATCTGCAATTTTGCCAACGAGATCAATTGTATTCTCTTGGACCTTTTCATGACGGTTCCTCAAGATGGGAGTCAATCTTGGTAACAAATCACGAATAGGAGGTTGCATTGAAGACATACCAACAACGGAAACAATAGCTTTAATAGCACCAAGAATTGAGCCCAGAACCTCTGGATATTCTTCACCAAGATACTCGTACAAAACAACACCAAGTTTACGCATTAATGCTTCTTCACCACATGCCTTTAAAACAATGGTTATACTGGAAACTAAGTCGGCAGCTTGTTCGCGGACATTAGCAGACTTATTGTTTAAACGATACAATATAGTAGAAACGATCTGAGGAAGATACGGCTTACATCTTGTACCAAGAGCATTAACAACAGTACTAAAGCAAGTTAAAATAACTTTCTCCTCAACGGATTGCTCctgaaaagcaaataaaacaCCATCCAACAGTAGCTCTTCCAATCTTTCGTCAATCTCGGAAACACCTAAAGAGCCAATCACTTTATCGACAGTTTCAGCGGTCATCTTCCGATATGGCTCGGATTCATCTTTAAAGTTGTTGACGACCCTTTCAACAATTTGACGGGAACCTACTTGTTGAGCAAGAACAACTGTAGTTTCAACAACTTGCTTGTAGCTGCGACGATCTGATGCCATCCTTCGGGACCAAAAACagtgaaaaaattcagGCAACACATCAGTTCTCAAATACTCAGGTGTTACTCCATCAGTAGATGCACATTGTGATACAACTTTGAGAActatctttttcatttcttcgTCTGGTGAATTAAATTCACGTAGAAGAATTTTCATGATACGCCGTGTAAAATGACTTGCATACTCAGGTTCCATAAGAGGGATAATAAAACCGgttgcttttaaaaaggcGGCTAAGCTTTTACCACGATGCCTTTGGACTCCTGACCATAATGGCTTTAAAACGCTGTCAAAAGCTTCAATACCGTAAGGAGTAGCAGCTTCAGCTAAAGCCGATAAGGACAAAGCTGTCATAATTCGTACTTTTTGTTGTTCATCTTCAAGGCCGTGACCAATACAATcaactaaattttttaagtgtGGTAAAATAGAGCATCCTAATAACAGAGCAATCTGTTGAATAATCCGAACGCCAGTATGCCTGGCTTGCCATGATTTCTTACTTCTACAAacagcttttaaaaaaggtaaaagaGCCGGCACGCCTAGTGCAGAGGCAACAACCGAAAAGGCACGGGCTGTGGTGTTTCGGACATATTCGTCGACATGATCAATGTCAGGTCTCATTGTAGCAATCATATGAGCCAAGCCGG
This portion of the Schizosaccharomyces pombe strain 972h- genome assembly, chromosome: I genome encodes:
- the ani2 gene encoding FKBP-type peptidyl-prolyl cis-trans isomerase, yielding MSKEETLYSVKVDQERVPLFDEDFYKGFRSELSVRFTMAALDPRAKSNDAVTVNVITRLEHPEEDGEESDEELFQEEKFTLCTLKKGSVYQQPIDIIFSPGEEVFFERVGGDIPVYLSGTCIITNIPEEEDSSDLENDFLYGADEFSSDEEEMDDISVTSSEEEEEENGARIEELNSDEEDAEQAEEEILEKPVPKDEVAEKHSKDKLKKEEKEKKTAVDVSDSVNGKKRKTEPAGEGEQTEKKSKSTKTYPKQVLEGNVTVQDKVKGDGPAAKRKKRVSMRYIGRLTNGKVFDKNITGKPFTFNLGLEEVIKGWDVGIVGMQVGGERTIHIPAAMAYGSKRLPGIPANSDLVFDVKLLAVN
- the prp10 gene encoding U2 snRNP-associated protein SF3B1; translated protein: MSTVEDVEIERLRAERELLRRQKEAAKNSSTNGSVNIEEYDSAIDVRNDISQDEDDYKRTNDVNDSYRLVRQYEAPKELLNEYADESYDPMQERQSKKQIQDRESDYQKQRYDRQLTPTRVDAFQPDGTQSNGRSYAEVMRQVELEKEERRVHMELNQRRREGTLKEVEEEESISDKKRELELNNTEISQKPKRSRWDQAPPSVTQVSTTKRRSRWDKAPENFTISEHVIENGISEDLINKEVNVVEEKLRPPVRLLTEEELNELLPSEGYAILEPPPGYLESIHPELLQKGTTLDTYHVPQEQELPLEKELPAALPTEIPGVGDLAFFKQEDVKYFGKLLKVEDEAKLTIAELRERKILRLLLKVKNGTPPMRKSALRQLTDQARDFGAAALFNQILPLLMERTLEDQERHLLVKVIDRILYKLDDLVRPFTHKILVVIEPLLIDEDYYARAEGREIISNLAKASGLAHMIATMRPDIDHVDEYVRNTTARAFSVVASALGVPALLPFLKAVCRSKKSWQARHTGVRIIQQIALLLGCSILPHLKNLVDCIGHGLEDEQQKVRIMTALSLSALAEAATPYGIEAFDSVLKPLWSGVQRHRGKSLAAFLKATGFIIPLMEPEYASHFTRRIMKILLREFNSPDEEMKKIVLKVVSQCASTDGVTPEYLRTDVLPEFFHCFWSRRMASDRRSYKQVVETTVVLAQQVGSRQIVERVVNNFKDESEPYRKMTAETVDKVIGSLGVSEIDERLEELLLDGVLFAFQEQSVEEKVILTCFSTVVNALGTRCKPYLPQIVSTILYRLNNKSANVREQAADLVSSITIVLKACGEEALMRKLGVVLYEYLGEEYPEVLGSILGAIKAIVSVVGMSSMQPPIRDLLPRLTPILRNRHEKVQENTIDLVGKIADRGSEYVSAREWMRICFELIDMLKAHKKSIRRAAVNTFGYISKAIGPQDVLATLLNNLKVQERQNRVCTTVAIAIVAETCMPFTVVPALMADYRTPEMNVQNGVLKSLAFMFEYIGEQARDYVYAITPLLADALMDRDAVHRQTAASVIKHLSLGCVGLGVEDAMIHLLNILWPNILEESPHVINAVREGIDGIRNCIGVGPIMAYLVQGLFHPSRKVRNTYWTSYNSAYVQSADAMVPYYPHVDDDQFNNYDMKTLHICI
- the pdt1 gene encoding Nramp family Mn(2+) transporter gives rise to the protein MSSQSYYMNDLDDLRSLESSTLNKKDTAINELNPEQNDTRRSTDLLLEDKYGIQTGFSKYWKKCTYGIREYCKFIGPGFLIAVAYIDPGNYSTDLDAGSRFQYKLLFIVFLSNLFAVYLQSLCIRLGSVTGMDLARNCREHYNRYICWSFYVLAEIAIIATDIAEVIGTAVALKILMHIPLVAGVVITILDVLLVLIAWRPEGSMLSVRIFETAVALLVLVVAISFAVVLGRVHIGGAGTVFKGFLPSSTVFSREGLYSSIGILGATVMPHSLFLGSGLVQTRLRDLDVRRGNYTPVGDCSDYRPTHETIKHSLTYSIVEVALSLFTFALFTNSSILIVAGAVFYNTSGADTSDLFSIYDLLKEYVSISCGRLFAVALLFSGMSAGYVCTIAGQIVSEGYINWNLRPWLRRVITRAIAIIPCLVVSAAVGQSGLNQVLNASQVCLSILLPFLTFPLVMFTCSRKVMRVVSDSTNEETGQLIRETHDYSLGWTMTIVTWAIWLFLTALNLLLIVWLGMGVSF
- the ost1 gene encoding dolichyl-diphosphooligosaccharide--protein glycosyltransferase Ost1 yields the protein MLVLKLLLWSIISGLSLAEQVWRNSNAIRTIDLRSTYTKTLTSLIIVNEGDEPQNTYRYFQQTSPGESVLSLSVSIKEEEKKGTNPIKVNNNVYDIPLQPPVKPGESRTLLIQAGLDGGVRPLPAAVDQDEEQYLVYLTTLYLDSPYTTDLQRTRLILPSAKIDTYTTYNIDGAELPNRVGNTLVYESRETITGEDNDLGEIYVRYEHTVPIPRGADLYVQIDMHEYRKMLEVSERVVFENHAAKLKSNFDRAKWYMGNFYNPVSTAINRVVYSLPRNSKDVYYTDEVGNITTSHMRVEPHQTWIELNPRYPVFGGWNYLFQLDWKMPYEEFRSSKNRREYLDIPLAWSPGDMIYEKAVWSYVFPEGATNIEIEMPVEISNSNVTKIHKFLDTLGRQVFTYEALNVTDGVPSDIVHISYEYNSSAFFLRIAIITTLLILLAAAAYMIWAP